The sequence TGGTGTTTTTTCCAGAACGGTTTTCGCTGATTGTACGATTAAAGCGATCGATTCACGCAATGCTTCTTCTACTTCTTCCGAACGAATCGTAATCGTTCTTGGTAAACCTGACACCATGTCACGGCCGCGGATATCGATTTCCTCGCTGCGGGCTCCTTGGAATACCGTTGCAACATTGATTTTAATATCTTCTGCTGTGCGCTCACCAATTAATAATTTATATTTACGTTTTACATACTGAAGAATTTCAGCATCGAATTTGTCCCCAGCCATTTTGATCGATTGTGCCGTTACAATATCACCCATTGATAACACAGCGACATCTGTTGTTCCACCACCGATATCAACTACCATATTACCGCTAGGCTGAAAAATATCCATTCCCGCGCCAATCGCTGCTACCTTAGGTTCTTCTTCTAAGTATACTTTCTTTCCACCGGATTTCTCGGCTGCTTCCTTAATCGCCTTTTGCTCCACTTTCGTTATGTTTGTCGGGCAGCAGATTAACATTCTTGGCTTTGACAAGAATCCTTTTACATTAATTTTGTTAATAAAATATTTCAGCATCGCTTCTGTTACGTCAAAGTCAGCGATGACACCATCTTTCAACGGACGAATCGCCTCGATGTTGCCAGGTGTACGACCAACCATACGACGAGCCGCTTCCCCTACTTCGAGAACCTTACCAGTGTTACGATCCATTGCTACAACTGATGGTTCGTCTAGTACAATCCCTTTTCCTTTTACATGAATCAGCACATTCGCTGTTCCTAAATCTATTCCAATATCTCTTGAAAACATGAACGATTATCCTCCCTATTTCAATACCTTGTGATCCATTTCGTCTAGGACGTTGTTTGTTATGTATGTAAGCTTTATAGAAGAATCATTATTATTATGGTACATAATACCTCTAATTATATATAATATCACAAAATGATCCAGATCGTTATAGCTTTCCATAAAAAATGTCAATATTTTTAGGAAAATATGTGGATGCTGTCGGATCTTAGATGGTATTGGCGAATGGTTGTTGGGAATAGGCTATTTGAAAAAGGATTCCAGATGAATTAGAGAGGATAATGTGCTGCTACTTTGTAATAAGTTCTTCTGGATGTGGTGGTGCTTGTTTGCCATGAAGTTGATATTTCATTTTGGTCGCTTCCCCACCCCTTAAATGACGGATTGATTTATGGTGAGTTAATATTTCTTTTACTTCGTTAGCTAAGTCGGGATGTAATTCTGGTAAGCGCTCTGTCAAATCTTTGTGTACCGTGCTTTTGGACACTCCAAATTCTTTCGCTATGACTCGAACTGTTTTCTTCGTTTCTACGATGTACCTGCCAATCTTTAATGTTCGTTCTTTGATGTAGTCATGCACTTTACTCGCCTCCCATAGTTGTCAGTCCAAGGCGTGAATTGAGACAAGCATTGCGTATAAAAATACATAGGATACTGAGATGAGAACTTCACCTTAGACAAATAAAAGATAATTTGTAACATCTTATTACTCAGCAAAGCCCAATATGACAGTAATTTTTGGGACATACCTATGCTCGATCGCTTTTCAAGTGGCGAGGAGAGCGTATTCATATGGATTGGACAAGCAGTGTTTGCCGGATGGATATTGGAATGGGACAAATGGTGGGACAGGCTGGTGTGTGGGGGGATGTGGCGGAGTTTTTGGTATGGGGGGTTGGGTGAGTGGCGGGCGAGGGATATGGGATGGAAGTTGTTTTGGGTGAGTGGGTGGGCGGGGGATTTGTTGGCTGGCTTTGTGCAGATACGATCTGCGAATGAACGCTTTTCTATTGGGCTTCTATGTTTTGGAGACAAATCTGCTGCTTGCATTGGTTTTTTTGGTCCCTTCCTGGGTAATGGATACAAATCTATGATGGCTGCTCTCCGCTTTTGGGTCCTTTCTCGCTAAACGATACAAATCCATGGTCGCTGCTTCCTACTTTTGGGTCCTTTCTCGTTAAACGATACATATCTATGGTCGCTGCTTCACACTTTTGGGTCCTTTCTTGCTAAACGATACAAATCCATGGGGACTGCTCTCCACTTTTGGGTCCTTTACCGCTAAACGATACAAATCTATGGTCGCTGCTTCACACTTTTGGGTCCTTTACCGCTAAACGATACAAATCTATGGGGACTGCTTCACCCTTTTGGATCCTTTCTCGTTAAACGATACAAATCTGCCGCTTGGCTTCTGACTCTTGTCTCCTTTCCGCTGCAATGGATACAAATCTATGAGAGGATGCCCTACTTTTGGCTCCTTTCGCCATTTGTTCTCTTTTACATAGCCACACTCTACTGCTTGCACAAAAGGAAAAAGGTGATGGCTGCACCATCACCTTTCATCCGATATCACCGTAGTCTGGGTCCTCTTTTTTAATTGACTTCATTAACCGAATTTCCCCTATTCCCTTGGATTATCTTTTTTATCACGGTACTAACCGTCCGTAATCTCCACACTTCAAGATTCGAGAGATAAATAAGAAGATAAGTGGGTGATAAACGAACAATAACTTCCTGATAAGTTTCGCTATCAATCAGCGAGGGGTCAAAACCCACACTGATTGGAGTCTCACTTTATAAACCTAATCCTTCCGAAGCTTTGAGTGGCAGTTTTGCGAAAAAATGATCACTCCTTTTCTCCATAAAGTGTTGGTAAGAATATATAAAGAAATGCTGTTTCTTGGTGGCGAGTCCTAAATAATACTGCGAAAAAGGGGTGCTGAATTCCAAGTTTTCCAATAGTTGTTGAGCCACGTCGAAGTTCCCTCTCGCAATTTCAAGGTGCGCTTTTTCTACGGGATGTTCTGTATCAACACCATCCGTCTTTCCGAAGTGCGCACAAACAAACGGATAAGTGAAATTATCAATCCTATCTAAGATCTCTCTATCATCTAAGGCAAGTGCCAAATATTTTGCCTCTTCGATGTGATAGATACAGGAATGAAAATCTTCATAAATATACGTTAACGCCAAATCCAGATGGAGCTGTGCTTTTTGTATTGCCTGATGTGGTAGTTGTAATGCTTCATATGCATGTTTCCTCGCCAGAATTAATTCGTTACGCTTCCAATAATAATGGAACAAAATCATTTGAATTCTGCTATTAAAGAATGTAATCAAAAGCGGATTGTCCACATAGCGTATCTGTTTTTGGATTTTGTTCAAGAAATATCCGATTCTCTCAAAGTTATATACTTTTGAATCTACCTCTATATTTAAAAAGTATTTTATACACTTTAATTCAGGTGTGTCGGCGGAAACCGTTTTCGCAAGAGCCCTAACTTCATGGGCAGGTTTGCCATCTCTTAGATGGAGCATAAGCTTGTATAGTTTTGCCGCATTTTTATTTACTGGATGGGCATGGTCCATATTTAATTTTATATAGTATTGCAGTTCCTCGTAGGATCGATTGATGTAAAAGTATTCTAAGGCAAGGCGTTGGTCTGTGGTGGAATTACTAAGAAGTAAAAAATCTTTAGTGATGGACAGTTCCTGTGTTTCGTCGTTATCCAAGCTGATCATCGTGAGGAATTGTGAGAGCTGCATCTGCTTCTCTGATTCAACATATTCGCGGATCATCCCTGTTTTTATTTTTGTAGTTTCCATTTGCGATCTCCTTTCACATTACTATATTATTTCATATTCGAGATAGATTTCAATAGGTAAATCGGTATATTCGTTCGTCAAATACCTCATATTATCGACAGATCGATCGCTTTTAGAAACGTTTTGTTCGTTGTATATAATACTTAAACTTCCTACCATCTGATCTTATATACTTCTTCCTTTCATTCCAATTGTGTAAACTAGTATTTTATTGCTGTTTAACAACTTCGGAGACTGATGAATACTGCTAAAAGCCTCATCTCATCCTAGCACATGAATCATTTTCAAAATAATCAATCTGTAAATTTTTTTATCTAAGAGATTCTGACACACAAAAAAATCTCCTTACCTATTTTCACAGGTAAGGAGATTCGTTTTTATGCGTTTTCCATTGCGCTTGAAGATTCACTGTTTTCCATTTCAGATTCGTTGTTATTCGTTGAATCTTCTTCGGTATCCTCTGGTGTCTCTTCTGCATCATCTGTATTGTCTTCTTCTTCAGCAGCAGGGGCTTTATCTTCGCTATCATCTGCTTCTGTTCCTTGGTCTGACTCTGTGTCTGTTTCGCTATCAGCTTCGGCATCGTCTTGATCAGGGGCTACAATCTTGTTAATTGGTTGATTAACAAAATCTTCTGGATTCACTGGTGTACCATCTTTTCTTACTTCAAAGTGTACGTGAATTCCATTTTCCTGACCTAGCGTGTTCTGTCCAGCTGTTGCGATTGCTTGACCTTGTTCTACTGTACTGCCTTGCTCTACGAAAATCTCTTCTAAACTAGCGTAATACGTTGTCACACCGAAATCATGCTCTAATTTTACAACGTTACCTAGTAAAGGATCCTGTTTCACTTCGACTACTTCACCTGATAGTGCAGCACTTACGTCAAAAGCTTCATCTCCGGATGTTGAGATATCAATGCCATCGCTTTGATAGTATTGATTTTCGTGTAGAATTAACGCTTGTTCCTGTGTTTCTGCATCTGCACCATAATCATAAAATTTTGTCACGATTTCCGTTTGCAAGTCTTGCGCTACTGGCATCTCCAGCATTTCTTGTTGTTGCATGACTGTTGTTGCATCTTCTTCATCCTGACTGTCTTGCTCACCATTCAATTGATCTTGCATGTCTTCTGCAGCCTCTGGAACTTGATTGATAGCATTCTGATACCATAATACCCCTGTTAAAAGTAGAGCCGCTACTGCTAAATAAACTGCAGGAAAGAACCATCTTTTCTTGAAGATACGTTTCCAGCTATTTTTTGAAACGTTTTTGTTTTCCTCCATTATGCATCACCTCAGCAACCATTGTGATCAAATAGAGGAAAAAATATACATGGAAAAATTATTTTTTTACTAAAAGTTTTGGTGTCGCCTTTTCAAGCGTAGAAACCTGCACGCCCTGATAGTAATATTCGATGATCTCTTCATACGTTTTTCCTTCCTTCGCCATGCCATTTGCCCCGTATTGGCTCATACCGACACCATGACCGTACCCTTTCGTCGTGAAGACGTAATGATCGTCTTTTTTCGAAATGGTGAAGTCATTGGATGGCAGGCCTAATAATTCTCGTATATCACGGCCTGTGAACGTATTATCACCTATTTTGGCGGTTGCTACCCGTTTACTTTCCGTTCTCGTCAATTGAAAATCATTGATCTGACTGGAAATCGTTACGTCTAATTTCTTCTCTAGCTCTGCCTTTGTAAAAATCTTCTGATCAAAAAATTTAGGTGAAATCTCTTCATCCCATGGGCTTTCTACTGTTCGAAGGTATGGCAACTCACCTTCCCAGTAATCTTCCGAGTTCTCAGTATACCCATTACTTGTAGAGAAAAACGCTGGTGTAATAGGCTGATTGCTATACGTTATAATCTTACCTTGTGTCGCTGCTACAGCTTCTGTGATTTTGTCCATTTTCCAATGATAATCACTACCCCATACCTGGCGCAGTTCCTCTGTGCTCTTATACACCTGATGCTGGACGGTATCGGTTACATCTGCTCCACCTTCCAGCTTACCTTGTTGACCTTGCGATAGGTATTGCGTGATATACGTTCTTGCCGCCAGCGCTTGTGCCTTCAATGCTTCTAATTCAAAATCTGCGGGCATCTCTGAGGCAACCACATGTACGACATAATCCTCCAATGGTACTTTTTCGACTTCGTCCGTTTCACTACGTAAGACATTGACATCAAAAGGAGAATCCAATGTGACGGGTGCTGCGGCTGTCGCTTCTTCTGCCTGTTGTTCGCTGGATGCTTGTGTGGCGTTGTCCCCTTTAAAAGGAATAACAATAATAGTAGGGACGATGAACATAAAGGTCAGCAAAGTTGCTACGATGACTAGGAAAGGCAATTTCCAGTTGGATTGTTTGGTTTTTTTGTACTGCCATTTGGCCATGAATAACCTCCTCATTCTTGTCTTGCAATTCTACTCTATTTTATTCACAAGATTAGGAGAATAGAACAGGAGAAACGTAAAAGAAAAAAGAGGACTAGCATATGTCTAAGCTGTCCTCTTATCTCTATTATTGTACTTCTATTTGTTCTGTATCCGCCATATTAGCTTCTGCTACAAAAGATGTTTCCATTGCGTTCACGCGTTCAATGTCCGCCCCAAGTTTTGCAAATTTTTCCGTGATATCGACATACCCTCTGTCAATATGGTGCAGAGAAGTAACACGTGTGTAACCGTCTGCTACCAGTCCTGCCAAAATCAACGCAGCTCCTGCGCGTAAGTCTGTCGCAGCTACTTCAGCCCCTTGTAAACTTACAGGACCTTCTACAATCACGCTGCGGCCTTCGATCTTCAATTTTGCATTCATTCTTCTGAATTCTTCAACATGCATAAAACGATTTTCAAAAACAGTTTCGGTAATTACACTTGTACCTGCAGCATGTAGCATAAGGGCCATCATCTGAGACTGCATATCTGTTGGAAAGCCTGGGTGTGGCAACGTTTTGATATCTGTTGATTGAAGTGTTTTAGGTCCAATCACACGAACACCATCCGCTTCTTCAAGAATACGGACTCCCATTTCTTCCATCTTTGATACTAGTGCGCGCATATGATCCACTTCAGCATTCTCAATCAAAACATTTCCGCCAGTAATTGCTGCAGCTACCATAAATGTTCCCGCCTCAATACGGTCAGGGATAATCGTATGCTCTGCACCATGCAATTTATCGACGCCTTCGATTTTAATTGTTTCAGTTCCTGCTCCAATAACATGCGCACCCATTTTGTTCAGATAGTTGGCCAAGTCTACTATTTCTGGTTCCTTCGCAGCATTCTCAATAACAGTCTTGCCATCTGCAAGTGCTGCGGCCATCATAATGTTCTCTGTTGCTCCAACACTCGGCATATCGAGATAGATTTTTGCACCCTTCAATCTGCCATTTGTTGAAACTTCCACAAAACCATTACCTACATGTACATCTGCCCCCATTGCTTCGAAGCCTTTTAAGTGAAGGTCAATCGGTCTTGAGCCAATTGCACATCCTCCCGGCAAAGCAACCTTTGCATGACCATAACGAGCTAACAATGGCCCTAATACCAGTACAGAAGCACGCATTTTACGTACATATTCAAAAGGAGCTTCTGTTAGAAGTGGTTGTGTTGCATCAACTGTAACGGTGTTCTTTTCATATTTAACTTCTGCGTTCATGTGCGTTAATACTTGATTTATAGTGAGTACATCTGCTAATGCAGGTACTTCGTGTATAATACTTTTTCCTTCACTTGCAATTATGCTTGCGGCAATGACAGGCAGTACGGCATTTTTGGCACCTTCTACTTTAACGGTACCATTTAACTGCCTCCCACCACGAACGATGATATTTTCCAAGGCTCATTCTCCTCTGTAGTGCATATTCATTATTATTAGTATTCATTAATCAGGATAGGTGTTCCAATTGTTACGGTAGTTCTGTCTCCTATCCCTTCTCTAACGGCGATTTGTATATTGAATTCTTGATCATATTGCTGTATTTTTTGATTCCAGTTCGCTGTATAACCAGTCCACGTAGTAAAGTCTGGTTCTTTTACTTCGTCAATAATTGACATTTTCAGTTCAGATTTTACAAAATTTATAAAAGAAACAATATCTATAATACCATTTTTCCATGCCTGTGCACAAGAGAAATATTGTGCTTTGTCCGTAAATATTACTTTCGTAACTCCTTTTATTTTCTGCTGAAACTTTTCTAGTACTTCCGGCGTCATTTCCGTCGCTGAAATAGTATAAAGGACTTGATATTCATTTTTCTTTTCATAGGTGCGCACTATTAATAATGATTCGTTCATCCCGTTATTATTCCGACGGTTTGCATCTAATTTATACGTATCGTCGTCGACCATAGTAAGTTGATACCCTTTGAGATTGTCGATAAAACGAGAAATTTCTGGAATTATTCTTCTTTCTCTAATAGTAGTTTCTAAGTTTGCTAGATTTAAGCCTTGTTCCTCTATCATCGCCACCATATCATTCATCTCTTTCGTATTATCATCCATCGTTTTCGCATCTAATTGCTGTACAAAAAATATCATCATCATTGCCGTTATAGAAAAAAGTAAATACTTCATTCCCCGCACTCCTTTTTTTTAGTAAAAAGTATTGGCAGAAAATGAAGTATCCATACATGAAGATCTTATCTTTTTGGTATTGCTGAACGGATATGTCTTAAGAAAACATATACAGCAGTTGCTGGGACCAGTTTAAGAAATCTAAGAAAAAGTTACTTACAGTGGAACCGATCGTAATGGTTATTAATATAAGGAAGATTCTCGCTTCCATTACTTTGTGCTTCTTGAACCATTCATCAAAATTTAATGATTGGAGTACTTGCCATGTGATCACAATAAAAAGCAGATGAGATAACATGCCGACTAACCCATCTTGCGCTAAACTCTCTAACATTCAAAATCCCTCACTAACCTATGATTTATCACAGCGATAACTTCCTGATAAGTTTCGCAAGCAATCCGTCGGGATTCCCCCCGCTGATTGCAGTCTCACTTTATCCTATATTATAACATATCTGGATCGATTTCTGTTTTTTTGGCTACGATTCGATATTTCCCGGGAAATTCGACGGCAATTAAGCTGGTGATTTGTCAAAAATGTGCTGTTATTCGCATGTCGCTGGGATTGGTGGAATACCGATGCGGCTAACCACTTCGCGTCTGCGGGAATGTATGTGGATGGTCTACGCTATGTACTGACGCTTCAAACATATTGAAATTTATCCATCAGTGTCGATTTAATTCTCTAACCATGCTTTGTTCCCTTCTCTTAGCTGCTTCACCTGTTGTAGAACTAACGCAGTGAAAGGATATTCTATGACTACTAATAATGCAGATCGTTTTAAGAAAAACGTGCATAAACCACCCGGTCCTAATTGACTTCATTACTAAACAACTTCCTATAATATGGATTATGTAAAGTAGCTGCTTTATGCTTAGTGGTAATTTTGAAATGATTCATGTGCTGTGATACCGCTCCGTCCAACCACTTCGCGTCCTGCGGGGCACGGCTGAAGCTAGGCTACTACTAGAATTACTACTCTGCTGCCTTGCACCGAGGAAGCCTACCTCGAAGCGTTACTAGTAGACACAGGTGCAGACGTTGTGGATCTTCAGCGCCTGCATGATCCCGCGGGAGTCTACGTGGTTGGCCTACGCTAGGATAGGGACTCTACAACTTTTGTAAGAGCTAGCATATTGATCGGATGCATATATAATAGCTATTCAACAATGCCTAGAACCACTGCTTTTTGCTGTTACATCCGTTGTAGCATTTTCCTTAAGCGTAGGAAATAGGCGGAGACTCCCGTGGAATCAGCGCGAGCTGAAGATCCACTTCATTTGTGCCTGTGTCTGCAAGCATTGCTTCGAAGTGAGCTTCCTCGGCACAAGGCAGCAAAGAAGCATTTTCAAGTAGTAGCCTAGCTGAAGCCGTGCCCACAGGACGCGGAGCCTATTTCCGGAGCTTTGCTAAGCAGATGAAAACTATCAAAATTAACTACGTGTCAGACAGTTCCAGTTTACATAATCCATATTATAGGAACTCAACTTCAAACTCTATAAGTTTACTGCTGTGACTGCATTTTTATACTTTTTTGGCTGACCAAAAATAAGGCGGAGCTAATCTCGAAGTATTGTCGGCTTCGAATTACACAAGTATTGGCACAAGAGTTCCTTTGATACCCTTGATTGGTCATAGATTTAGTTTTTATAGACAGCTTTTGCTTTTTTCCTTTTCTACTGTCCGTAAGATTCATTCTTATGGACAACTTTTTCCCTTTTTCTGCTCATCTGTCCATAAGAATGGATGATATGACAGGAGTAAACATGCAAAAAGGTTTAAAGACTATTTTTTCTTAACTTGACGGCTATGTGCCGTGCCTACGCGGAACGAAGGTCTAACACATGGAACATTGCAGAGCCTATGCAAAAAAGGTGGCTGCGCATAACCTGGACGGTTACGGCAGCCACCTTTTTTTGTTACTTATCTGTTTTCTTTAATTTCGATTCGGTTTAAGGCACGTTGTAGTGCTAATTCTGCCCTTCTGAAATCAATTTCATCTTGTTTAGCTTGTAAACGGCGTTCTGCTCGTTCTTTTGCTGCGCGGGCACGTTCGATATCGATGTCCTCTGGCTGCTCTGCTGATTGTGCCAGGATGGTCACTTTGTCAGGGCGTACCTCAAGGAATCCTCCACTTACGGCAATGCGATGTGGATTTTCTCCTTTTAAGCGCACAGAACTTATTGATAACGGTGCAACGAGCGGAATGTGACCTGGTAGGATCCCGAGCTCTCCACTCTCAGCTTTACAGCTAACCATTTCAAATGAATCTTCCAGAACAGGGCCATCCGGAGTAACAACACTTACTGTTAGTGTTTTCAACAGAACCCCTCCTTAGGCTGGAATAAAAGCAAAAGGCGTTTTTTACGCCATTTGCTTCGCTTTTTCTACTACTTCTTCGATACGACCTACTAGACGGAACGCATCTTCTGGAAGGTCATCATATTTACCGTCAAGGATTTCACGGAAACCTTGAACAGTTTCCTGAACTGGTACATAAGAACCTTTTTGACCTGTAAACTGCTCCGCAACGTGGAAGTTCTGAGATAAGAAGAACTGGATACGACGCGCACGAGCAACGGTAAGTTTATCTTCATCAGATAACTCATCCATACCAAGGATCGCGATAATATCTTGTAATTCTTTATACTTTTGGATTGTTTGCTGAACTTCACGCGCAACATTATAGTGCTCATCCCCAACGATCTCAGGGTCAAGGGCACGAGATGTTGATGCAAGTGGATCCACGGCTGGGTAGATACCTTGCTCAGATAATCCACGGTCAAGGTTTGTTGTTGCATCTAAGTGAGCGAACGTTGTAGCCGGTGCCGGATCCGTGTAGTCATCGGCAGGTACGTATACCGCTTGGATAGATGTTACAGAACCTTTGTTTGTAGATGTGATACGCTCTTGTAATTGACCCATTTCCGTTGCAAGTGTTGGCTGGTAACCAACGGCAGATGGCATACGGCCAAGAAGTGCCGAAACCTCTGAACCTGCTTGTGTAAAACGGAAGATGTTGTCGATGAACAATAGAACGTCCTGACCTTGCTCATCACGGAAGTGCTCCGCCATTGTAAGACCAGTTAAGGCAACACGCATACGAGCTCCAGGTGGTTCGTTCATTTGACCGAATACCATCGCTGTTTTTGCGATAACGCCAGAATCTTTCATTTCGTAGTAAAGGTCATTACCTTCACGAGTACGTTCCCCAACACCTGCGAATACGGAAATACCACCATGCTCTTGTGCGATGTTGTTGATTAATTCCTGGATTAGTACGGTTTTACCTACACCCGCACCACCAAATAAACCGATTTTACCACCTTTGATATAAGGTGCTAGAAGGTCTACTACTTTAATACCTGTTTCCAAGATCTCTGTTTCTGTTGCTAAATCTTCAAATTTCGGTGATTGACGGTGAATTGGATCACGGCGAACTTGTTCTCCTAATTCTTCATCAAGGTCAATCTTCTCACCTAATACGTTGAAGACACGGCCTAATGTTTCTTCACCTACTGGTACAGAAATCGGTGCGTTCATATCTAATACTGCTGCACCACGTTGTACACCTTCTGTAGATGACATTGCAATTGTACGTACAGCGTCATCGCCTAAGTGAAGTGCAACTTCTACTGTAAGATCCTGCGTTTCACCGTTCGCTTCATACTGTACTTTTAACGCGTTGTAAATTTCAGGGAGGTGTCCGTCTTCGAACTTAACGTCAACTACCGGCCCCATAATTTGAATAACGTGTCCTTTTGCCATCGATTTCCCTCCTAACTAAATGATTCCGAATGGTATTATTCTAAAGCGGCTGCCCCACCGACGATTTCGGTGATTTCTTGCGTAATGGCTGCTTGTCTTGCACGGTTATATTGTAAGGACAGATCATCAATAAGATCATCCGCATTGTCCGTCGCACTCTTCATCGCTGTCATACGAGATGCATGTTCACTCGCTTTACTGTCAAGAAGTGCGCCGAAGATCAAGCTTTCCGCATATTGTGGCAATAATACATTTAAAATTTCTTGTTGATTTGGTTCATATTCATACGTGCTTTGTACCCCTTCAGACATTTCGGACAAGTCTGTTAATGGTAAAAGCTTTTTCTCTGTTATTTCTTGTGAAATCGCACTGATGAAGTGATTATAGAAAATCACTAATTCATCGATTTCTTCATCAATAAAAAGTTGTACCGTTTCAGATGTTAATTCTTTAATTTCCGCAAAGCTTGGCTGATCGGAAACACCAGTAATTTCTCTCAAAATCGGCATGTCACGTTTCTTAAAGAAATCACGACCCATACGACCTAAAGTGATAATCGTATATTCATCTTTTGATTGATGTTTTTCTTCTATTTTTCGATATACTTGGCGTAATACTCCACTATTAAACGCACCTGCTAAACCACGGTCAGATGTGATAACAAAATAGGCTGTTTTCTTCACCTCACGTGTTTGCAGCATGGGATGATCTGCATCCTGGCCACTTCCGGCAATGCTATGGACGACTTCTTTAATCTTATTGCTGTATGGATCAAAAGATTTCGTTAATTCTTCTGCTTTATTTAGCTTTGAAGCAGAAACCATGTGCATAGCTTTTGTGATCTGTTTTGTTTTTTTCGTAGAATTAATACGCGTTTTTATATCTCTAAGAGATGCCACTATTTTTCACCGCCCTTTCCAAAAAGGTTGAACGTTTCCTATATTGAAAGCGAAGGGAGTTCTGTAACGTTAACTCGCTACAGAAACGCTTGCTTCTTATTCGGATACTACAAATGTTTTCTTGAATTCTTCTACTGCTCCGCTCATTTCGTCAGCGTCAGCTAGTTGACCAGTTTCTCTGATTGAGTTAAGCAAGTCTTTCTTGTTTTGGTCCATCCAATTCAAGAACTCATCTTCAAAGCGCGTAATATCTGTAACAGGAATATCATCAAGATGCCCTTTTGTTAAAGCAAAGATGATCATAACTTGTTTTTCTACTACTAATGGCTTGTGAAGACCTTGTTTTAATACTTCTACTGTACGTTGACCACGGTTCAATTTAGCAGCTGTTGCTTTATCTAAATCAGAACCGAATTGTGCGAATGATTCCAGCTCACGGAACGACGCTAAGTCAAGACGAAGCGTACCGGCAACTTTCTTCATCGCTTTGATCTGTGCAGAACCACCAACACGTGATACAGATAGACCCGGGTTTATCGCTGGACGAACACCAGAGAAGAATAAGTCAGACTGTAAGAAGATTTGTCCATCCGTGATGGAGATAACGTTTGTTGGGATATATGCTGAGATATCACCTGCTTGTGTTTCAACGAATGGAAGAGCTGTTAAAGATCCTCCACCTTTTGCATCACTAAGCTTCGCTGCACGCTCAAGTAAACGAGAGTGTAAGTAGAATACATCCCCTGGGAATGCCTCACGACCTGGCGGACGACGTAATAATAAGGAAAGCTCACGGTATGCGTTCGCTTGTTTAGATAAATCATCATATACAACCAATACGTGCTTGCCGTTATACATGAAATCTTCACCCATTGATACACCTGCATATGGTGCAAGGTATTGTAATGGAGCTGGTTCACTGGCACCTGCTGTTACTACAATCGTGTAATCAAGCGCGCCATAACGACGTAATGTTTCTACT is a genomic window of Gracilibacillus salinarum containing:
- a CDS encoding rod shape-determining protein, giving the protein MFSRDIGIDLGTANVLIHVKGKGIVLDEPSVVAMDRNTGKVLEVGEAARRMVGRTPGNIEAIRPLKDGVIADFDVTEAMLKYFINKINVKGFLSKPRMLICCPTNITKVEQKAIKEAAEKSGGKKVYLEEEPKVAAIGAGMDIFQPSGNMVVDIGGGTTDVAVLSMGDIVTAQSIKMAGDKFDAEILQYVKRKYKLLIGERTAEDIKINVATVFQGARSEEIDIRGRDMVSGLPRTITIRSEEVEEALRESIALIVQSAKTVLEKTPPELSADIIDRGVILTGGGALLNGLDQLLAEELKVPVLLAEEPMNCVAKGTGIMLDNIDKLERSIV
- the spoIIID gene encoding sporulation transcriptional regulator SpoIIID, which translates into the protein MHDYIKERTLKIGRYIVETKKTVRVIAKEFGVSKSTVHKDLTERLPELHPDLANEVKEILTHHKSIRHLRGGEATKMKYQLHGKQAPPHPEELITK
- a CDS encoding AimR family lysis-lysogeny pheromone receptor gives rise to the protein METTKIKTGMIREYVESEKQMQLSQFLTMISLDNDETQELSITKDFLLLSNSTTDQRLALEYFYINRSYEELQYYIKLNMDHAHPVNKNAAKLYKLMLHLRDGKPAHEVRALAKTVSADTPELKCIKYFLNIEVDSKVYNFERIGYFLNKIQKQIRYVDNPLLITFFNSRIQMILFHYYWKRNELILARKHAYEALQLPHQAIQKAQLHLDLALTYIYEDFHSCIYHIEEAKYLALALDDREILDRIDNFTYPFVCAHFGKTDGVDTEHPVEKAHLEIARGNFDVAQQLLENLEFSTPFSQYYLGLATKKQHFFIYSYQHFMEKRSDHFFAKLPLKASEGLGL
- a CDS encoding M23 family metallopeptidase, which translates into the protein MEENKNVSKNSWKRIFKKRWFFPAVYLAVAALLLTGVLWYQNAINQVPEAAEDMQDQLNGEQDSQDEEDATTVMQQQEMLEMPVAQDLQTEIVTKFYDYGADAETQEQALILHENQYYQSDGIDISTSGDEAFDVSAALSGEVVEVKQDPLLGNVVKLEHDFGVTTYYASLEEIFVEQGSTVEQGQAIATAGQNTLGQENGIHVHFEVRKDGTPVNPEDFVNQPINKIVAPDQDDAEADSETDTESDQGTEADDSEDKAPAAEEEDNTDDAEETPEDTEEDSTNNNESEMENSESSSAMENA
- the spoIID gene encoding stage II sporulation protein D, whose product is MAKWQYKKTKQSNWKLPFLVIVATLLTFMFIVPTIIVIPFKGDNATQASSEQQAEEATAAAPVTLDSPFDVNVLRSETDEVEKVPLEDYVVHVVASEMPADFELEALKAQALAARTYITQYLSQGQQGKLEGGADVTDTVQHQVYKSTEELRQVWGSDYHWKMDKITEAVAATQGKIITYSNQPITPAFFSTSNGYTENSEDYWEGELPYLRTVESPWDEEISPKFFDQKIFTKAELEKKLDVTISSQINDFQLTRTESKRVATAKIGDNTFTGRDIRELLGLPSNDFTISKKDDHYVFTTKGYGHGVGMSQYGANGMAKEGKTYEEIIEYYYQGVQVSTLEKATPKLLVKK
- the murA gene encoding UDP-N-acetylglucosamine 1-carboxyvinyltransferase; translated protein: MENIIVRGGRQLNGTVKVEGAKNAVLPVIAASIIASEGKSIIHEVPALADVLTINQVLTHMNAEVKYEKNTVTVDATQPLLTEAPFEYVRKMRASVLVLGPLLARYGHAKVALPGGCAIGSRPIDLHLKGFEAMGADVHVGNGFVEVSTNGRLKGAKIYLDMPSVGATENIMMAAALADGKTVIENAAKEPEIVDLANYLNKMGAHVIGAGTETIKIEGVDKLHGAEHTIIPDRIEAGTFMVAAAITGGNVLIENAEVDHMRALVSKMEEMGVRILEEADGVRVIGPKTLQSTDIKTLPHPGFPTDMQSQMMALMLHAAGTSVITETVFENRFMHVEEFRRMNAKLKIEGRSVIVEGPVSLQGAEVAATDLRAGAALILAGLVADGYTRVTSLHHIDRGYVDITEKFAKLGADIERVNAMETSFVAEANMADTEQIEVQ